From the Endozoicomonas sp. Mp262 genome, the window CGATCCCATCTTTCGCTCTATTCAGAAATTATCGAGCAGGGAGGGGCTATTGTCAGTGAATTGCCATTAGGCACTTCGCCAAATCCTGCCAACTTTCCCCGAAGGAATCGAGTGATATCAGGCCTGTCTCTGGGTGTACTGGTGGTGGAAGCGGCCATTGAAAGCGGTTCATTAATTTCAGCAAGACTTGCCGCAGAACAGGGGCGGGAAGTGTTTGCCATACCGGGTTCCGTTATGAACCCGCTTAGCAAGGGGTGCCATAAATTAATCCGTGAAGGCGCTGTATTGGTGGAAAGCGCTGAAGATATTTTGTTAGAGCTTAAGCCGGAAATTCAACATTTGCTGCTGGAGTCTGAGGGTTGTGCTGTATCTATCACAAAGTGTACCGATCCGGCACATAAGAAAATTCTCGAAGCGATGGGATTCGATGTTATCTCTCCCGACCTTATTAGCTCTTTGTGCAGTATCCCCTATGATGAATTATCAGTGATACTGACAGATATGGAGCTAAGTGGTTTTATTCAATCTGTGCCAGGTGGCTTTCTCAGATCCTGTTGAGATCTGATGGCATTAAGAAATATCGTTATCTTCCCTTCTCCCTGCTAAACTAGCGGCCTTAACACTGTCCTGAGGGAGGAGCTAAGGTGTCCAAGCCATTTATCGCGATTCTGATGGGGTCTGATTCTGATCTGCCAAAAGTCCAGTCAGCCGTGGATGTACTGAAAAAGCTGGATGTTCCTGTAGAGGTTAAGGTTCATTCAGCACACCGTACCCCGGATGCTACCCACTCCTATGTCCACGATGCCGATGAAAGAGGGGCTGCTGCGTTTATTTGCTGTGCCGGTATGGCTGCGCATCTGGCGGGTGTGGTTGCATCCCTCACCGTTAAGCCTGTGATTGGTGTTCCCATTGATGCAGGCCCACTAGACGGTATGGATGCCCTGTTGTCTACAGTGCAAATGCCAGGAGGCATTCCTGTGGCAACAGTGGCAATTGGTAAAGCGGGGGCAAAGAATGCGGGTTATCTTGCCGCCCAAATTATTGCCTTACACGACAAAGAGTTGTCTGATCGGCTCAAAATGGAACGCAAAGCTAATGCTGAAGCAATTCTTGCCAAAGATGCCGCTTTGCAGAATCAGTTAAAATAATACAGCCCGGTTTATCAGTAGGGGGGAATAGAGAACAGCCTGTCACACTATTCCCCATTAACTACTTCTCTGGAATCGTCAATCCATAATAAACAAGAATCGGGCTAAGTCCGACAGCTCTGTAGGGGACAATTCTGAGGTAAACGTTGATCTATGAGGGAGAATGAGCTGCTTTCAATCAGTATTCTGCAAGTCCTTTACCTCAAGCAGTTTACTTTTTGTGCAGCATACTCATTCTCTGGAAAAACAGCTTAAAGCTTCTTTTAACTGGCATCAATCCCGTATTAACCTTATGGCTCTCGCCATCTTTGGCCTTATACAGGTTGGCACGGTCAGTTTGTCCCGTATAGCTCAAACGATGGGGCACCACACTGAAATAGACTCCAGACGTAAGCGCCTCAAACGTTTCCTGATGTGGAAAGGCTTCGAGCTGGATTGTGTGGCACGAATGGTTGTTGACTGGATGGTGCCTGAAGGCAACTGGATTGTGTGCCTGGATCGCTCCAACTGGCAGTTTGGAAAGTTCAAAATCAATATCATGATGGTGGCAATTGCTTATAAAGGCACTGCCATTCCTATTGTCTGGACGCTCCTTCCCAAAAAGGGCATGTCCAGCATGGAGGAACGAATCACGCTGCTGAAGCGTTTTATCAACTTACTGGGTACAGAGCGTATACAGTATTTAACCGCAGACCGTGAGTTTCGGGGTGAAAAATGGTTAAAGTGGCTGATAGCGCAGAAAATTCCTTTCCGTATCCGCATTCCAAACGACACCCGCACAATGAACCGCCATCGAACGGAAAAATTGAAAGCGTATCGATTTTTCAGTCTGAAAGTGGGAGAAAGCATGCATCTGAATCATGCACGGGAACTCTGGGGTGTTCGTGTATTTCTTTCCTGTTATCGCTCAGAGCAGGAACGCGTCATCATTATCAGCAATGAAGCAGGTCAGGAGGCGCTGGGTGACTACATGAGGCGATGGGAAATTGAGACACTATTCCAAGCTTTAAAGGGTAGAGGTTTCGATCTGGAGAGTACACACCTGTCAGACAGAGAGCGTATTGAGCGCCTGCTGGGAATTGTAACCCTTGCCTATTGTTGGGCTTACTGCACAGGAGAATGGCGTGCTGAAATTAAGCCCATCAAAAGGCTAAAACATGGACGCCTTGCCAATAGTATTTTTCGATATGGACTGGAGTGGCTGGCAAGCCTTCTGTTTGACCGTACTTCATCCAGTACAGAATTAATGTTTCATATTGAGATGTTTGGCCAGCCTGTAAGGCCAGCCACTCATTGCGACAGTAAGAGTTAGGGATAATTGTCCCCTACAGAGGTCCGACAGGCTGCCAGCGTTTCTGGTAATATTGGCCGTGTAATCCAACTCTAGATGTATAACTAACCTCATGATCCTTGATATTGATGAACTAAACCTTGCAGTGGATGCGGTGACCCAAGGTGGGGTGATCGCCTATCCCACAGAAGCTGTTTGGGGGCTGGGCTGCAACCCATGGAATCAGGAGGCTGTTAACCGGTTACTGGCCATTAAATCCAGGCCTGTGGAGAAAGGTGTCATACTGGTTGGCTTTGCGGAAGAACAGTTCAGTCCGATTCTTGATCCATTAACGGATAGTGAGCGAGAGCGGCTCACTTCGGGATGGCCCGGACCTTATACCTGGCTGATTCCTGATCCTGATGGCTGGACGCCAAAATGGATTAGAGGCCAGTTTGATACGGTTGCCATTAGAATCAGTGATCACCCTATTGTTCGCTACCTGTGCTCTGCTACCGGATTGCCACTGGTATCAACATCCGCTAACAAAGCCGGGGAGCCACCCTTGCTAACTAAAGAACAGGTTGAACAACAATTTTCGGGACAGGTTGATTTTATCGTGCCGGGAGAGCTGGGTTCACAACAGACACCTTCTGAAATTCGTGACCTCAAAACCAACCGGGTTATTCGTGCCGGGTAACGGTTTACTGGTTCTTCAATAGAGAGGGAATGGGCTAAATTATGGAAACTGCCGTTAAGCTAAATGATGTCAGAGCATACCTGATGTCTCTCCAGGATCGAATCTGCCAGGCACTTGAAGTAGAGGATGGTGAAGCTCACTTTAAGGAAGATAGCTGGGAGTACCACGGTGGAGGCGGTGGCCGTGCCCGTATTGTTGAAGGAGGACATGTTTTTGAGAAAGCCGGGGTTAATTTTTCCCATGTAATGGGAGCCTCGCTGCCTCCCAGTGCCACAGCCAAAAGACCTGAACTGAAGGGACGAAGTTTTCAGGCGATGGGGGTTTCCTTGGTGGTCCATCCAGACAACCCTTTTGTTCCCACATCACACGCAAATGTACGGTTACTTGTGGCAGAAAAACCAGGTGCTGATCCTGTCTGGTGGTTTGGCGGCGGTTATGATCTGACACCTTATTATGGGTTTGAGGAGGACTGTGTCCATTGGCACACTGTGGCAAAGGCTGCTTGCGACCCTTTTGGTGACACTGTTTATCCCCGCTATAAAAAGTGGTGTGACGACTACTTTTTCCTGAAGCACAGAAATGAGCCAAGAGGGGTTGGTGGGCTTTTTTTTGATGACCTGAATGAATGGTCTTTCGATCAGTGCTTTTCTTTTATCCAGGCTGTTGGGGATAGCTATATTAAAGCCTATCTGCCAATAGTCCGAAAGCGAAAGGGCGAGACTTTTTCCGAGTGCCACAAGAAATTTCAACAGTATCGCCGTGGGCGCTATGTAGAGTTCAACCTGGTATACGACCGGGGAACTTTGTTTGGTTTGCAGTCAGGTGGCAGAACAGAGTCTATTCTAATGTCTCTTCCTCCATTGGTTCGCTGGGACTATAACTGGCATCCGGAGGAAGGTTCGGAAGAAGCAAAGCTATACTCTGACTGTCTAAAAGTAAGAGATTGGGTTTAAGTTTTCTGAAAACCGAACAGCAAAAAATTGAGGTGAAAAATGGCCGCTCCAGCAGACCGTTATGCGGTGATGGGTAACCCTGTTGCCCATAGTAAATCCCCCCGGATTCATGCCCTGTTCGCGGAAAACACACAACAGAAACTGCGTTATGATGCTATCGAGGTTGCCATTGGTTTATTTGAAGAGAGGGTTGCTGCTTTTTTTAACGATGGAAATCATGGCTTAAGTATTACTGTACCTTTTAAAGAGGCAGCCTGGTATTTGGCCGATAAAAAAACAGCGCGTGCAAAAACGGCAGGTGCCGTAAATACCCTTTGGCGGGATGAAAATAATTGCCTGAATGGGGATAATACGGATGGCATTGGATTGGTTAGAGATTTGACAGAGAACCATGACATTCCTGTAAAAAATACCCGAATTCTTGTGTTAGGGGCTGGTGGTGCAGTTAGAGGTGTTTTGGCTCCACTGATAAATGAACAGCCAGCATTAATCACTGTGGCCAACAGAACGTTCAGTAAAGCAGAAGAGCTGGTAGAGATATTCAGTCAGGAAAAAAAATCTTCTAATCAGGTAAGGCTGAATGCCTGTAGTTTCGATATGATTCAAGGGGATTTTGACCTTATTATTAATGGCACTGCTGCCAGTCTTCAGGGACAAACATTACCGGTTTCTCCCGATATCATTAATCCGGAAACCGTGTGTTATGACATGATGTATGGCTCTGGAGAGACAGTTTTTAATAAATGGGCCAGAGAGTCCGGGGCACTCAAATGTATTGATGGGCTGGGAATGCTTGTGGAGCAGGCGGCAGAACAGTTTTTTATTTGGCGTGGAGTCCGTCCAGAGACCGCTTCGGTATTGGCTGCTCTTAGGGGCTGCTGACGTTTGATCGTGAGCACAGGAGCAAACGTCAACAGCCCCTAAATAATATCCTCTTTGTGCAGTGATTGATTGATCTATACTTTCGACTTCTATAAATAATTAGAGAGTGCAGGGTATGAGTGCTGTTATTCAAACTGCTGCGGCTACAAGCCTGGAAGTAAAAGTAGATGCTTTTTTTCGCCCTTTGGCCCTGTTTTTTTCTGGTATTGTTTTATTAACGCTGGGGTCAAAGATTTATATCCCTATAGAACCTGTTCCTATTACAGCTCAAACAGTGGCTCTATTTCTGATTTCATTGACCTTTGGCCATCGTCTGGCTGTTGCTTCGGTTCTTGGGTGGCTTGGTTTAGGAGCCTGTGGGTTGCCTGTTTTTGCATCACATCTGACAGGTGTTACCGTTTTTACAGGGCCCACCGCGGGCTATCTTTTCGGGTTTCTTCTGGTTTCTGGTGTATGTGGATACCTTGCTGAAAAAGCAAAGGAATGTTTATCCGGTTCTCTTGATAAGCTGATAGCAATATCAGTGCTTGGGCATGTGATTCTCTATCTTTCCGGTTTGTGGTGGCTACATTACTTTGTGGGGAGTTGGCAAAATACTTTTTTAGCAGGGCTTTACCCCTTTATAATTGGAGATGCATTAAAAATAATCCTTGTTGTACTATGTGTGCCCGGAACATGGAAACTGAAGAACAGATGTTAGAAGAAGGATTGCGTCCCGGAGACCTCTTGTTTCAGCTTAGCAAGGGGCAGGAGGTGGAATGGTTAATCAGTCGGCTTTTCTCCGGCGTCAATGGGCAGGCTCTTAATCACGTAGGACTGTATATCGGTAATAATCATATTATTGAAGCGGTTTCACCCAGGGTACAAGAAGTCAAAGTGGAACAATTTGTCAATAGGGCAGCCATTGATCTAAAGGGAAAACCTTGTGTCACTATTGCCAGGTTAATACCTGAGTATTGCTCTCTTGTGGATAAGGCTATTGATTTTGCTCAGGATTGCTTATCGCATCCTTATGATAATAGCTACGGAAATTGCTCGGGGTGGTATTGTAGCCAATTGATTATAGAGGCTTTTAGATTCGCCAATAATGGTCATTTCCTTTTCCAGGAAACCCCAATGAGTTTTAAAGATCCTGAAACAGGAAAGATATTTCCTTATTGGGATATCTTTTACAAAAGCCGGGGTGAAAGGGTTCCTGAGGGTCAACCGGGTTCACATCCGGCATTACTCTCGTTATCACATCAGTTAACCATTGTGAAGATAGTGGGTGAGCTGCCTTTTAAAAACCTGAGGGAATTTGGTAGCAGTTTTAATGCTCAGTGTGAAATTGTTTAGATAATCAAGCGATGTTTAGCAACAATTGCAGCTAATCTTGAATTTCTATCTTTGAAAGAAGTTTGATGTTCATTTATAGCCATTTGGTTATAAAGTGTTTGCTTTTGTGAAGTTCTCTCTTCCTCAAATAGCTTTCTTTGCTCTTCAAGGTAAGCCTTATCGTATAAGTCAAATATGCTATTTTCGGCTGCTGTGGATTTAATATCGTTCATATATACATATTTAATTTATGTGTTATACCAATAGCGTAGTAGGAATATGGGACTAGTATAATTACTTTGGTTTTATATATCTTATTATTTATATAATTATTAAATTTATTTTAAATAAGAATAAACTAGCTGATGTTAGTCAAATCTATAGCGCTTATATTTCCTGATATTGCCAGCTCAAGGGAGTGTATAGCATTTGCCAGTGGCGAGGCAGTATTTGCAAGCAGTTGTTTGTACTTTTTTTCTGGCTTGGTGAGACAGGCAAACGCCAAAAGCCCTTTCACCCTGGCACCATAACAAAAAGGAATGATATATACAGTGTCTGGTTTTTTATCCAGGTGTGCTGACTCTATTCGGAAAAAATTTCCCGGAAGCTCTGAAATTTCAATGGACTCTTTGTGTTTTACTGCTTCAATAAGCAAGCTGCCATCATCATGTTGCAGTATTTCCAGATAATCTCCCTTTGATGAGCAACCATACTGCCCCTTTAAAGACAAGGTATAGTTTTTATCCACAAGGTACATCGCAGCGGCAGGAGAGTTAATTAATCTGGCCAGGTAACCGGTCACTTTACAACAAAGCTCTCCCAGGTTCATTATGCCATTCATCTCTTTGTATAAACCAGAAATGCTGTGCTCTAACCAGAGTTGTTGTTCCTGATATTCTTTATACTGTAACTGTCTTTTATTAAGAGTAATAACAGATTGACTTAAATTATTAAATTCAAAACTGGTATTTATGATTTCGCAGTTTGCAGAATCCCCTTTCGCTATTTTCTGAACCCATGAAGATACTTTTCTTAGAGGTTGGTTGATTTGTCTGGAAATAACCAGTGATAAAAAGATAAAAGTCGTCAGCATACAAATAAAGGCAACGATGTTTATTAGTTTTGTTTTAATAAAAAAAGTATTGATTCTTTTTTCTGGTATCTCTGTAACCAGCAATCGTTGATTGCCGGATAAATTAACCGGTCTGAAAATGCTAATCATTTTTAAGCCTAGACTGTTTTTATAATAAGTCAGTGGGCTTTTATTTGCGGTGCTATTTGATTCTGTGCTGTGAGTGATGTTTTTTTCTTGCCAGCTAATGAAAGGGATTCCACTGGAATAGTTGATTTTTTCATCAATAGGGTTGGAGATATAAAAGGCATTGGCCTGCTCATCTAACAAGTAAGCTATTACTTCATTGTTATAGGCAGTTTTTAAGTGGGATAACCCTTGTTGTTTTGATTGGTTAAGTACTTGTTTTGCTAACTATTCCTTAACTTTAGAGTTAGTATGACATGAACGTTTGGTTATATTTTAAAAATTGTGTGCAAAAATACATCCAAACGTTTTTTCAGATTCGGTATTATTCTTGATTATTGCGTTGTTGCCGCTATTTATGCCGCTTTTTTCTTTTCTTTGACTATTCCGTCAGTCAAACTATTAAAATTGAACTCATATTTTTGGCTATATCGGTTCCAGCCCTCACGAATAGGTAATCTGGGGATAATTCCTGCGAGTGCAAATCTTAGCATGCCAGCGGTGGTTGTATCCTGATCCCGCCAAGGAATCCTTGAAATGCCCACGCTTGCTTGATTTTTACAGACGGTCAACAGTTGCAATAATGCGTATCCAGCCATCTTCAGATGCATCCACCGCAACAGAGTTCTCAGCTTTTGCTGCCATAACTGGCGGCAACCAAATGAATGTTTAATTTGCTGAAACATGGGTTCAACCGGCCATCTTTTCGCATAAATACGAAGGATGTCTATACCTTCAAGTCCAGTATTGGTTGCAATGAATATACGGCTTTCTGTCAGTCCTTTATCATTTTCAAACCGACCCCAGACAACCCGAACCTTGCGGCCTTTCAGGAAGCGAGCCCGACATACCCGGGTGCGATAACGTATCTTTCGAAATCTGCCGTATATTCTTACGGTTGTTTGATATTCCGGTAGCTTCTCCACTTCCGGGGGCGTCATTTTGATGCCATACTTTTTGGGTCGCCCACGTTTTTTTGCAGTGGACTCCAACGGTAAGGCATACAATGCCCGGTTTAACGGGATTTGCCCTACTACTTCATAGCCCATTTCCAGAACGGGTTGCATTAGCGTCCAGTTCATATACCAACAGTCTGTCAGCAAGCGCAGTCCTTGCACCTTCACCTCTTGCCTCACTACTTTTAGCATGGCAACAGCGATTTTTAGCTTACTGGCATTGCCTGAAGCAGGAGATGGAAAGGAAAGCACAGGGATGGCAGTAAATACTTCATCTTTAGCCCGCTCAAATACAACAGCCAGGGATACCCAGCATTGTCCCCAGATATACGTTGGCCGGTTCCTTTTTTTACTGTGCTGGTGATGGGTTCGGCAAGCGGGAGCCTTGTCAGAAAAACGCTCCACCACCCAATCATCAAGACCAATGTTGATAAGTTCACCCCGTGGTACTTTTGAGCATACCAGCTGAATGAGCCGGCATGCGAGGCTCCTCCACCGCCACTTGCCTTGAGAGAGCCAATGGTGGTAACTGCTCCATACGCATTGAAAGTTATTAATAGATAACAGCGCCTGAGTGACAAAGCCTTGCCCGGATAGCATGCAGCCAAAAAGAAGTTCGCAGAACGTAGGTACTGCTGTTGGGGATAGCGCTGAAGCAAGAAACGTTGTATATAAGGCAAGCTCCCGGAGGATCTCTTTATGATCTGAAGTGAGCATAGCAACCATCTTTGTATTTTGTTTGGAGATGGTTGCTATTAACCGATTTCAGATGAAAATCGTACTATTGTTCTTTGGTAACTCTAAAGTCGAGAACTATTCATTAAGTAAGGTTAATTCAATGATGGTTTTTTCATGTAAAAGAGATTTATGCTGATTAGCATTGATGACAGATACTGCCATCATTGGCACTACTGTAAATAATAGAAAACCGATAAAAAACTGAAAAGTTAAGCTATATCGTTTTAAGTAGTCCAGCATCCCTGACTTTCCCTTGGTATAAAATGATGATCAACCCGGAAGATAAATGGTATTTTATCTTTCTGGATAGGAAATAAAATTTCCGGGCTGAAATGGATTTTATCTCTATGAGACTGTTTCTAAATACTGATCTTTTAACTTTACATAGTTATCGGCGCTATAGCGTAAATACTGACGTTCTTTTTCAGATAATGGACGGGCTATTTTTGCGGGGTTTCCCTTATATAAATGACCACTTTTGAGGTGTTTTCCGGGGGGGACAAGACATCCGGCAGCCACCATCACTTCTTCCTCAACGACAGCCCCATCCATAACAATAGCCCCTATGCCTATCAGACAACGATCCTGAATAGTACAACCGTGAAGAACAGCCTTGTGACCAATGGTGACTTCACTGCCTATATCAAGAGGATAGCCCGCTGGATTATAGTGACTTTTATGGGTTATATGGAGAACTGAACCATCCTGAATACTTGTCCTGGCGCCAATGATGATGGAGTGCATATCTCCCCTGATAACTGCAGTGGGCCAGATGGAGCTATCATCACCTATTTGGACATCACCAATAATCACGGCAGAGTTATCCACATAGACCCTTTGCCCTATGACAGGAACTTTGCCCTGAAAGCCTTTAATCTTGCTAGTCACTTGAATAATTACCTTTTATTCTCTTGAAATCATTGAATGAAGAGCCCATTTAGACAATAACAACCCGGCATAAGGTCATCCAGTAATGAATAATCCTCTTCTTGATCCCACTGAGCTGCCTCCCTTCTCACGGATTAAACCGGAGCATGTAAAACCGGCTATCGAACAAATCATCCGTGACAATGAATCATTTGTTGATGGTCTATTACAGGACAACAAGGAGTTTAGCTGGGATACCCTGCAATTGCCCCTTGATACGATTAACGACAAACTGAGTAAGGCGTGGTCTCCAGTTGGCCATATGAATGCAGTGGTGAACAGTGAAGATCTCAGGGAGGCTTATAATGCCTGCTTGCCCTTGCTTTCCGAATACTCTACCAAGCTGGGTCAAAACCGTGCCTTGTTTGAGGCGTATCAGCAGCTGTCCAATTCAGATGCGTTTGGGACTCTGGATGCTGCCCAGAAAAAAGTGATTAGGGATCAGCTCCGGGACTTCAGGTTGGCGGGGGTAGCGCTGCCAGACGATAAAAAAGAACAGTTTAAAGAACTCAAGAAGACACTCTCTGAGTTAACCAGCCAATTTTCTGACAATGTGCTGGATGCCACTATGGCCTGGACAAAGCTCATTGAAAATAAAGAGGATCTGGCCGGGATGCCAGACTCTGCCCTTGCAGGTGCGAAGCAGCTTGCTGAAGCTAAAGGTCATCAGCAAGGCTGGCTCATCAATCTCGATTTCCCCAGTTTTTTCCCTGTGATGACCTACTGTGATAACCGGGCGTTACGGCAAGAGGTTTATACCGCATACAGCACCAGAGCCTCTGACCAGGGGCCGGATGGTAGTAAATTTGATAACTCGGAAAAAATTAATGAAATACTGAAGCTCAGGCATCAACTTGCCGGGTTATTAGGCTTTAAGAACTATGCTGAATACTCTCTGGCAACCAAGATGGCGGATGATCCCGGGCAGGTTATGGCATTTCTGGAAGATCTCGCCAGGAGAAGCAAGCCTCAGGCTGAACAGGAGCTGGCTGAGCTCCAAGCTTTTGCAAAAGATGAGTGTGGCCTTGAACTGCTTCAGGCATGGGATATCGGGTATTATTCCGAAAAACTGCGCCAGGCTCGCTATGCCATTTCCCAGGAAGAGTTACGTCCCTGGTTCCCTGCGGAAAAAGTAATCAGTGGTATGTTTGAAGTGACTTCCCGCCTGTTTGGTATTCACTTTGAACAGGCTGAAGGCATTGATTGCTGGCACCCCGATGTGCGTTTTTATAATGTGTGTAGTGATTCTAAAATCATTGGTCGTTTTTACCTTGATCTTTATGCCCGTGAAAACAAGCGGGGTGGAGCCTGGATGGATGAGTGCCGGGTTCGACGGGTAACTCATGACCAGGTTCAGCTCCCCGTGGCTTATTTAACCTGCAATTTTACGCCTCCAGTGGGCAGCAAGCCTGCCCTGTTAACCCATGATGAAGTAGTGACACTCTTCCATGAATTTGGTCATGGCTTGCACCATATGTTGACCAAGGTGGATTATGCTCCGGTTTCAGGCATTAATGGTGTTGCCTGGGATGCTGTGGAACTGCCCAGTCAGTTTATGGAAAACTGGTGTTGGGAGAAGGAGGGGCTGGCACTGATCTCGGGGCATTATGAAACTAATGAGCCACTGCCCTCTGATAAATTAAAGAAATTACTGGCCGCTCGTAATTTTCAGTCTGCCATGATGATGGTCAGGCAACTTGAATTTTCACTCTTCGATTTTCGTTTGCATAAAGACTATCAGGAGGGTATCAATGTTCAGGATGTTCTGAATAAGGTAAGGAATCAGGTTGCGGTGGTTATACCACCGGTCTTCAATCGTTTTCAGAACAGTTTCAGCCATATTTTTGCCGGCGGTTATGCGGCAGGTTACTACAGCTACAAGTGGGCTGAAGTGCTGTCAGCAGACGCCTTTTCCCGATTTGAGGAAGAGGGGATTTTTAATGAAGCAACCGGACGGGTTTTTCTCAACGAAATTCTAGAGAAAGGTGGCTCAGCAGAACCTATGGAACTTTTTGTAAACTTCAGGGGACGTGAGCCCAAAATTGATGCACTGCTTCGCCATAGCGGAATTCTTGAATCATAAATAAACCATGGCGGGGGCTTGGTGCATAAGCCCCTGCCTATTACAGGGAGTTAATATGCCAATCAAACGATTTATTGCCAGTGCAGTGTGCCCCTCCTGTGGAGAGATGGACAGTGTACGGATGTATCTCCATGAAGGGCAGCAGTTTCGTGAATGTGTTGACTGTGGCTTTACCGATAAAATGCCATCTGAATCCACCCTGGAAGGTAGCCTGCCCCAGGCAAGGATTGATCGTGAAGAGCAGGTTTTGGAGGAAGATGTGGATATAGTCAGGATTGTTGGTGATGCAAGTAAAGGCTCGTGAGGCCTGTAACATATGTTAAGTAATTGTCGTCTTTTTTGATGCTGTAATTGAGCGTTTTTATACTCTCTATAGTGATAAATATAATTTATTAAGCCAAAATAGTTGATCTTTAAGTAGGTCATAGTTTGGTTTCAAATAAACTGGATGTTCGGCCAGTACGAGAAATCTACTTCTTGATCTAACGATCAGATAGCTATTGAATGATACATTTACTCTATTATAAAGAGAGTACTGGTCTTTAAATCCCTCTCCCTATGAAGTACGTCACTACAATCACTGATGAAGCTGTTTTATTAACTTTGAAATTCGCCAAACACTACGGACCTCTGAGATGTATAAGGGAAAGAGCCCATAGCCTTTTATTGAGCAATCGTGGCTTTACCAGCTATTCCCGCATGATGAACGTCGATGATCGTTGGTATTGACAATAAGGCAGCAAAAATAATGAAGCCGATCAAAACTGAGCCGCCAATTAACAAAGCGGAGCTTTAAAGAAAAAATGTCACCCCTGAACGTAGCTACGATATGGCCGGTTATGATGTATCGAATGGAATCACCCTTTTCTCTTCAATACCATGAGTTACTGTGTAAAAAAGCCCCTCCCACGTTTTTATCAGCCAATGCAAAAAATAGCCCTGTATCCATTTCCATAATGCTATACGGACTCCTTTTGAGCGGGTTCTTAAAGCTTCCTGAAACTGGGGACAGCACAGTTCCTGTATTTGATCTACGAGAAAAGCAAGCATCGTCAGATAGGCCAGATTTGTGGCTAAGTGCTTCTCACCGTGACCGTAGTTATGTTCGAGATCGTAGCCTTGATTTTTCAGGGTGTTAAACGTCTGGTTCTCAATATGCCATCGGCAGCGCCCTCCTTTCATGACGGGTTCTATGGTTTCTTCGTTAAGCGGAATATCAGTCACCCAGCACCAGATATGCTGTTTACCTTTTTTATCGGTTTCGACAAAATCAAGCACATTAACCTGTTCTGCATATTTTGCCTTGTTCAGCCTGACGTCATTGGCATAGCGAAACCACCACTTAATTCCAGTCTCTTCATTAACTTTTTCAGCACGGTGAACTTTTCCTTCTTTATCCAGCTCATCCATCGCTTCAACCAGCGAGGCATGGTTGCCATCTTTCGCGACAATGATGTAATGCCAGCCATAACTCTTAATCAGTTGGACAGTGGGGTTGTCAGCATAAAGACTGTCCAGAAGAATAACGAA encodes:
- a CDS encoding YiiX/YebB-like N1pC/P60 family cysteine hydrolase, producing the protein METEEQMLEEGLRPGDLLFQLSKGQEVEWLISRLFSGVNGQALNHVGLYIGNNHIIEAVSPRVQEVKVEQFVNRAAIDLKGKPCVTIARLIPEYCSLVDKAIDFAQDCLSHPYDNSYGNCSGWYCSQLIIEAFRFANNGHFLFQETPMSFKDPETGKIFPYWDIFYKSRGERVPEGQPGSHPALLSLSHQLTIVKIVGELPFKNLREFGSSFNAQCEIV
- a CDS encoding YheV family putative metal-binding protein; translated protein: MPIKRFIASAVCPSCGEMDSVRMYLHEGQQFRECVDCGFTDKMPSESTLEGSLPQARIDREEQVLEEDVDIVRIVGDASKGS
- a CDS encoding GAF domain-containing protein, which gives rise to MLTTFIFLSLVISRQINQPLRKVSSWVQKIAKGDSANCEIINTSFEFNNLSQSVITLNKRQLQYKEYQEQQLWLEHSISGLYKEMNGIMNLGELCCKVTGYLARLINSPAAAMYLVDKNYTLSLKGQYGCSSKGDYLEILQHDDGSLLIEAVKHKESIEISELPGNFFRIESAHLDKKPDTVYIIPFCYGARVKGLLAFACLTKPEKKYKQLLANTASPLANAIHSLELAISGNISAIDLTNIS
- a CDS encoding transposase, with the protein product MVAMLTSDHKEILRELALYTTFLASALSPTAVPTFCELLFGCMLSGQGFVTQALLSINNFQCVWSSYHHWLSQGKWRWRSLACRLIQLVCSKVPRGELINIGLDDWVVERFSDKAPACRTHHQHSKKRNRPTYIWGQCWVSLAVVFERAKDEVFTAIPVLSFPSPASGNASKLKIAVAMLKVVRQEVKVQGLRLLTDCWYMNWTLMQPVLEMGYEVVGQIPLNRALYALPLESTAKKRGRPKKYGIKMTPPEVEKLPEYQTTVRIYGRFRKIRYRTRVCRARFLKGRKVRVVWGRFENDKGLTESRIFIATNTGLEGIDILRIYAKRWPVEPMFQQIKHSFGCRQLWQQKLRTLLRWMHLKMAGYALLQLLTVCKNQASVGISRIPWRDQDTTTAGMLRFALAGIIPRLPIREGWNRYSQKYEFNFNSLTDGIVKEKKKAA
- a CDS encoding gamma carbonic anhydrase family protein, whose protein sequence is MTSKIKGFQGKVPVIGQRVYVDNSAVIIGDVQIGDDSSIWPTAVIRGDMHSIIIGARTSIQDGSVLHITHKSHYNPAGYPLDIGSEVTIGHKAVLHGCTIQDRCLIGIGAIVMDGAVVEEEVMVAAGCLVPPGKHLKSGHLYKGNPAKIARPLSEKERQYLRYSADNYVKLKDQYLETVS
- the prlC gene encoding oligopeptidase A, whose translation is MNNPLLDPTELPPFSRIKPEHVKPAIEQIIRDNESFVDGLLQDNKEFSWDTLQLPLDTINDKLSKAWSPVGHMNAVVNSEDLREAYNACLPLLSEYSTKLGQNRALFEAYQQLSNSDAFGTLDAAQKKVIRDQLRDFRLAGVALPDDKKEQFKELKKTLSELTSQFSDNVLDATMAWTKLIENKEDLAGMPDSALAGAKQLAEAKGHQQGWLINLDFPSFFPVMTYCDNRALRQEVYTAYSTRASDQGPDGSKFDNSEKINEILKLRHQLAGLLGFKNYAEYSLATKMADDPGQVMAFLEDLARRSKPQAEQELAELQAFAKDECGLELLQAWDIGYYSEKLRQARYAISQEELRPWFPAEKVISGMFEVTSRLFGIHFEQAEGIDCWHPDVRFYNVCSDSKIIGRFYLDLYARENKRGGAWMDECRVRRVTHDQVQLPVAYLTCNFTPPVGSKPALLTHDEVVTLFHEFGHGLHHMLTKVDYAPVSGINGVAWDAVELPSQFMENWCWEKEGLALISGHYETNEPLPSDKLKKLLAARNFQSAMMMVRQLEFSLFDFRLHKDYQEGINVQDVLNKVRNQVAVVIPPVFNRFQNSFSHIFAGGYAAGYYSYKWAEVLSADAFSRFEEEGIFNEATGRVFLNEILEKGGSAEPMELFVNFRGREPKIDALLRHSGILES